In Nicotiana tabacum cultivar K326 chromosome 19, ASM71507v2, whole genome shotgun sequence, one DNA window encodes the following:
- the LOC107799254 gene encoding uncharacterized protein LOC107799254: MPPSKKSKGKSKSGELTQPAVSTPKIPACIRAIPPSSVAITIHAKPGSKIATVTDLDDDAVGVQIDAPAKDGEANAALIDYISSVVGVKRRQVSIGSGSKSRDKVLIVEDVTLQGVFDALAKVLKD, translated from the coding sequence ATGCCTCCCTCGAAGAAAAGCAAAGGTAAAAGCAAGTCAGGCGAGTTAACTCAGCCGGCTGtttcaactcccaaaattccGGCGTGCATCCGCGCCATTCCTCCGTCGTCCGTCGCCATCACGATCCACGCGAAGCCAGGGTCCAAAATCGCCACCGTCACTGACTTGGATGACGATGCAGTTGGTGTTCAAATAGACGCACCTGCTAAAGATGGTGAAGCTAATGCTGCCCTAATCGATTATATAAGCTCCGTTGTTGGGGTCAAAAGAAGACAAGTTTCTATAGGTTCTGGTTCGAAATCCAGGGATAAGGTCCTCATTGTGGAGGATGTTACTTTACAGGGAGTTTTTGATGCTCTCGCCAAAGTTTTGAAAGATTAG
- the LOC107764299 gene encoding phytyl ester synthase 1, chloroplastic-like isoform X1, giving the protein MASLLRNFWATPRFALNQDYKPQCIAQIRCLASRDSTLLSSDTVRVNGVPSIEEREKVIPIDDVENGHLSSSIKEKSKEDIQDKLEPLWDDGYGTQTVKDFLEIGSDIIKPDGGPPRWFTPISAGPPLKDSPLLLFLPGMDGTGLGLVLHEKALGKVFQVWCLHIPVYDRTPFDELAEYVEETVRMRHASSPNKPIYLVGDSFGGCLALAVAARNPKIDLVLILANPATSFGRMPLQPLLPLLKSLPDEFHVTVPYLLSFIMGDPMKMAMVNIDSMLPPRQIIQHLSDNLTAFLAHLSGVADIIPKATLLWKLKLLRSASSYSNSRLHAVNAEVLVLASGKDNVLPSANEAQRLASSLRNCKVRYFKDNGHAILLEDGINLLSIIKGTSKYRHSKRHDYVMDFLPPSMSEFKKAVQDFRWYLNFTCSVMLSTMENGKIIRGLAGVPCEGPVLLVGYHMLMGLEVIPLVEQYLRQKKILLRGIAHPTLFTQLIESETNESSIFDMLRLYGATPVTASNFFKLLATKSHVLLYPGGAREALHRKGEEYKVIWPDQPEFIRMAARFGATIVPFGVVGEDDIAQLVLDYDDLKKIPILSDQIRRDNELVARMGVTVRTGMTGEVANQTLYLPGLLPKVPGRFYYLFGKPIHTKGRQDLLKDREKAKELYLHIKSEVQNSMNYLLKKREEDPYRSVIDRTTYRAFSATFDDVPTFDY; this is encoded by the exons ATGGCTTCTCTTCTGCGAAATTTCTGGGCAACCCCTCGTTTTGCTCTTAACCAAGACTATAAGCCTCAGTGTATAGCTCAAATCAGGTGCTTAGCTAGCAGGGACTCCACGTTATTGTCTTCAGATACTGTTAGAGTTAATGGTGTACCATCTATTGAGGAAAGGGAGAAAGTTATCCCAATAGATGATGTGGAAAACGGTCATCTGTCTTCAAGTATTAAGGAGAAGAGCAAGGAGGATATTCAAGACAAGTTGGAACCCCTTTGGGATGACGGATATGGAACTCAAACTGTGAAGGATTTTCTTGAGATAGGATCGGACATTATTAAGCCCGATGGAGGTCCTCCGCGGTGGTTTACTCCCATATCAGCTGGCCCTCCTTTGAAAGACTCTCCTCTCCTTCTTTTTCTGCCTG GAATGGATGGCACTGGGTTGGGTCTTGTTTTACATGAGAAGGCTCTTGGGAA AGTTTTTCAGGTTTGGTGCTTGCATATTCCTGTGTATGATAGAACACCGTTTGACG AGCTGGCGGAATATGTCGAGGAAACTGTGAGGATGAGGCATGCTTCATCTCCAAACAAGCCTATTTATTTAGTTGGAGATTCATTTGGAGGGTGCTTGGCTCTTGCTGTTGCTGCTCGTAACCCTAAGATTGACCTTGTTCTAATATTAGCTAATCCAG CAACTTCATTTGGCAGGATGCCTCTCCAACCTCTGCTTCCTCTTCTAAAGTCTTTGCCTGATGAATTTCATGTGACAGTCCCTTATCTTCTGAGCTTTATTATGG GTGATCCAATGAAGATGGCGATGGTTAACATTGATTCCATGCTTCCTCCTAGACAAATTATTCAACATCTCTCTGACAACCTCACTGCTTTCCTGGCCCACCTTTCT GGTGTGGCTGATATTATACCAAAGGCAACTCTTCTCTGGAAGTTGAAGCTTCTTAGATCTGCTTCATCTTATTCAAATTCCCGTCTCCATGCTGTTAATGCTGAAGTACTTGTGCTTGCTAG TGGCAAGGACAACGTGCTTCCAAGTGCAAATGAAGCTCAGAGGCTAGCAAGTTCATTAAGAAACTGCAAAGTACGGTACTTCAAAGACAATGGACATGCTATTTTATTG GAAGATGGTATTAATCTGCTATCCATCATCAAAGGTACTAGTAAATATCGTCATTCAAAAAGGCATGATTATGTCATGGATTTTCTGCCTCCTAGTATGTCAGAGTTCAAGAAAGCAGTCCAGGACTTTCG ATGGTATCTCAATTTTACTTgttcagttatgttgtccacaatGGAAAATGGGAAAATTATAAGAGGTCTAGCAGGGGTCCCATGTGAAGGCCCTGTATTGTTGGTTGGTTATCACATGCTTATGGGTTTAGAAGTAATCCCTCTTGTTGAACAATATTTGAGGCAGAAAAAAATTTTACTTCGTGGTATAGCACATCCAACATTGTTCACTCAGCTGATTGAGAGTGAAACTAATGAAAGTTCAATCTTTGACATGCTGAGACTATATGGAGCTACGCCTGTCACTGCCAGCAACTTTTTTAAGTTGCTTGCAACAAAGTCACATGTTCTGCTGTATCCTGGTGGTGCCCGTGAGGCCTTACATCGTAAG GGAGAAGAGTACAAGGTGATTTGGCCTGACCAACCAGAATTCATCAGAATGGCTGCAAGATTTGGTGCGACAATTGTGCCATTTGGCGTTGTTGGGGAAGATGATATAGCACAG TTAGTTCTCGACTATGACGACCTAAAAAAGATTCCTATATTGAGTGATCAGATAAGGCGTGACAACGAACTGGTGGCGAGGATGGGTGTAACAGTCAG GACGGGTATGACCGGGGAGGTTGCCAATCAAACATTGTATCTCCCGGGCCTTTTACCTAAGGTACCCGGTCGTTTTTACTACTTGTTTGGAAAACCTATTCATACAAAGGGAAGGCAGGACCTGTTGAAAGATAGAGAGAAAGCAAAAGAATTGTACTTGCATATAAAATCTGAAGTTCAAAATAGCATGAATTATTTGCTTAAGAAAAGAGAGGAGGATCCTTACCGAAGCGTCATTGATCGGACCACATATAGAGCATTTTCTGCTACTTTTGATGATGTCCCAACATTTGATTATTAG
- the LOC107764299 gene encoding phytyl ester synthase 1, chloroplastic-like isoform X2 — protein sequence MDGTGLGLVLHEKALGKVFQVWCLHIPVYDRTPFDELAEYVEETVRMRHASSPNKPIYLVGDSFGGCLALAVAARNPKIDLVLILANPATSFGRMPLQPLLPLLKSLPDEFHVTVPYLLSFIMGDPMKMAMVNIDSMLPPRQIIQHLSDNLTAFLAHLSGVADIIPKATLLWKLKLLRSASSYSNSRLHAVNAEVLVLASGKDNVLPSANEAQRLASSLRNCKVRYFKDNGHAILLEDGINLLSIIKGTSKYRHSKRHDYVMDFLPPSMSEFKKAVQDFRWYLNFTCSVMLSTMENGKIIRGLAGVPCEGPVLLVGYHMLMGLEVIPLVEQYLRQKKILLRGIAHPTLFTQLIESETNESSIFDMLRLYGATPVTASNFFKLLATKSHVLLYPGGAREALHRKGEEYKVIWPDQPEFIRMAARFGATIVPFGVVGEDDIAQLVLDYDDLKKIPILSDQIRRDNELVARMGVTVRTGMTGEVANQTLYLPGLLPKVPGRFYYLFGKPIHTKGRQDLLKDREKAKELYLHIKSEVQNSMNYLLKKREEDPYRSVIDRTTYRAFSATFDDVPTFDY from the exons ATGGATGGCACTGGGTTGGGTCTTGTTTTACATGAGAAGGCTCTTGGGAA AGTTTTTCAGGTTTGGTGCTTGCATATTCCTGTGTATGATAGAACACCGTTTGACG AGCTGGCGGAATATGTCGAGGAAACTGTGAGGATGAGGCATGCTTCATCTCCAAACAAGCCTATTTATTTAGTTGGAGATTCATTTGGAGGGTGCTTGGCTCTTGCTGTTGCTGCTCGTAACCCTAAGATTGACCTTGTTCTAATATTAGCTAATCCAG CAACTTCATTTGGCAGGATGCCTCTCCAACCTCTGCTTCCTCTTCTAAAGTCTTTGCCTGATGAATTTCATGTGACAGTCCCTTATCTTCTGAGCTTTATTATGG GTGATCCAATGAAGATGGCGATGGTTAACATTGATTCCATGCTTCCTCCTAGACAAATTATTCAACATCTCTCTGACAACCTCACTGCTTTCCTGGCCCACCTTTCT GGTGTGGCTGATATTATACCAAAGGCAACTCTTCTCTGGAAGTTGAAGCTTCTTAGATCTGCTTCATCTTATTCAAATTCCCGTCTCCATGCTGTTAATGCTGAAGTACTTGTGCTTGCTAG TGGCAAGGACAACGTGCTTCCAAGTGCAAATGAAGCTCAGAGGCTAGCAAGTTCATTAAGAAACTGCAAAGTACGGTACTTCAAAGACAATGGACATGCTATTTTATTG GAAGATGGTATTAATCTGCTATCCATCATCAAAGGTACTAGTAAATATCGTCATTCAAAAAGGCATGATTATGTCATGGATTTTCTGCCTCCTAGTATGTCAGAGTTCAAGAAAGCAGTCCAGGACTTTCG ATGGTATCTCAATTTTACTTgttcagttatgttgtccacaatGGAAAATGGGAAAATTATAAGAGGTCTAGCAGGGGTCCCATGTGAAGGCCCTGTATTGTTGGTTGGTTATCACATGCTTATGGGTTTAGAAGTAATCCCTCTTGTTGAACAATATTTGAGGCAGAAAAAAATTTTACTTCGTGGTATAGCACATCCAACATTGTTCACTCAGCTGATTGAGAGTGAAACTAATGAAAGTTCAATCTTTGACATGCTGAGACTATATGGAGCTACGCCTGTCACTGCCAGCAACTTTTTTAAGTTGCTTGCAACAAAGTCACATGTTCTGCTGTATCCTGGTGGTGCCCGTGAGGCCTTACATCGTAAG GGAGAAGAGTACAAGGTGATTTGGCCTGACCAACCAGAATTCATCAGAATGGCTGCAAGATTTGGTGCGACAATTGTGCCATTTGGCGTTGTTGGGGAAGATGATATAGCACAG TTAGTTCTCGACTATGACGACCTAAAAAAGATTCCTATATTGAGTGATCAGATAAGGCGTGACAACGAACTGGTGGCGAGGATGGGTGTAACAGTCAG GACGGGTATGACCGGGGAGGTTGCCAATCAAACATTGTATCTCCCGGGCCTTTTACCTAAGGTACCCGGTCGTTTTTACTACTTGTTTGGAAAACCTATTCATACAAAGGGAAGGCAGGACCTGTTGAAAGATAGAGAGAAAGCAAAAGAATTGTACTTGCATATAAAATCTGAAGTTCAAAATAGCATGAATTATTTGCTTAAGAAAAGAGAGGAGGATCCTTACCGAAGCGTCATTGATCGGACCACATATAGAGCATTTTCTGCTACTTTTGATGATGTCCCAACATTTGATTATTAG